The sequence below is a genomic window from Vicia villosa cultivar HV-30 ecotype Madison, WI unplaced genomic scaffold, Vvil1.0 ctg.000032F_1_1_3, whole genome shotgun sequence.
agtacttgcaaattaaaacggacactccctaccctctctagccgacgcagtctgggtctccctaccctgtctgatgcgtgctggttggttgtctgacatgttcctgtaaacaattgaaatcgattaatatgcgagacaaaataaaaaactaaaaaatttgaacttctgatacaattcggaagttcatttccgaaaactgggatggaggtgttttcggaaatgaacttccgaaacatccctgcgatggagttttctgcaacttccatggcagaccccaaaatcaaacataaaaccaattcaaaaagcttctaaacaacctaaatactactaacaaccagtccatatatcatttatgcaattgaaaccctaaataacatgcatttgaataatgaatctaacaaatttaaaacttacaaattgagtgatttgtgggcttttgaatgttgtatagcaatgtgattggagccttgatgcagccttggaagtgtgtttgcacaaatttttgcctttgcttgtttttgatttgagttagggtaaatgaatgggggagggggagtgttttgataaatctgcataacgcgcagcatttcggaaatgaacttccgaaatactgttttcggaaatgaacttccgaaataagacaattttttcaagaaaaaaggcgttttcggagatgcatctccgaaaacacctttttcttgcattttcggaaatgcacttccgaagtcaagggtagtatggggttttcaccagaggtggactagaaggtagggaggttggcaaagaaattttcttaaaaaaaagctAAATATAAGAATCATGATGATATGAACTTAACAAGTAGTATAATATCATCCATGTATTAAAATATTAGTTATGCTatgcttacataaattttttacACCGTATATATGTCATTTGTTTTGTGAAGCACAAATTTTAAAATAGCCAAAAAAactattataaaaatattgagTATGTACTTTTAGTATAAAATACATGGTAAGTGTCATGTGTACAAATATCTTTTCCCTTAAAATATAGAGAAAGGCTAGAATGACACTAAAAGATACAACCTCACCCATAAGGTTAGAcatacttttgatttttttttaataattttttaacttgCCTTAGTTTTTGTGTCAGCGTGAAATTGGTTTGTAATGTTAACGGTGCGGATAGCAAGCTCTAAAAtagcttaattgcaattttgatcCCCTTATTATccatttttttgagttttggcccatctattttaaaatctggaattttagtccctatattttagttttttgaggattttggtccccctgtaAATCTGaaggcaattttaaatgaaatgacgctCACATTGATGATGTGTCAGTACCAGTTCAGcaataaaatgtttaaaaaaaaactaattttacttaagatttatgttgaacatgtcatcaatgtgagtttaatttcaataaaaattgcTTTTGAATTTGcaaaggggaccaaaatcctcaaaaaattaaaataaagagacTAAAATTCTAGATTTTAAAATATGAGtaccaaaactaaaaaaaagaataatagggggaccaaaattgcaattaagccaatatatttagtttttcaatggtaaatatggttatatATTTTCATGTTAAAAGTAAGAatgtattgttttttttataaaaaaaagagatttattttcttaaaataaataaatgtgcaCAAAATGAAATGAGAAAATTCAACCACACACTAATGATGGGATCCCATCTCCGGAGAAGATTTTAAACCAATTAGTTTTGGACATATTACAACATTTTTGATCTGGTGGGAACCAACCGAATGCGATATTTGTTTAGGTATAACAAATATAAAATGTGCGTCATTTACATTCAATTGGAAATAGGTAAATTCTTTGGTACTCATGAGTTTAAGTTGAATATCAGTATCTTTAGTGCAAAttggattttaattttaatttatttaaaaataaaataaaataaataaatgatgtgGCATTGAATTTTACTATTTGATTGGACGAAAGTACGGGTACCCAACTAAACTCAAGAGTACCGGAGTGTTCACCTTGCAAATATTGCATATTGATTTTTAAGTAAATCTGAGTGTAAAATATGTGTTATTTACTAAGAATTTTAATGATTTTACATCGGTTTTAAGTACAACAAGTGTGAAATGTGAAATGTGAAATGTGATGTAAGAAAACCTTGGCATGCATAATGCTTCCTACAACTAGGGTGTTCAcgttcataatcattttgtggaCACTTTCTTAAATTGAATGATTCATCTTTCACAAAGCAACACGTAATGAACAATCTTTCATATACTCTTTAAACTTTTGAGACAAACCCAAAAATATTTCGATTTATTTCTCTACTAATCTTAATGCCATGAATTAGGATGTCACTCCCACATCCTTCATATTAAAGCTCCTTCACATAAATTATTTCACTTCATATAGCAATATCCTTATTATTTGTCACAAACAAAATATCATCCATTTACctcataaaattttaaatatcatGGACGAGAAGTTTAATTCAATCCATGAATCTAGACTAAGAAGAATATTTTTGGTTATTTCATGTAAACATTTTTTTTAGATAAACATCAAGAGGAACATTGTTTTCACATCCAATTGATGTAACTCAAAGTCAAAGTGGACTACCAAAGCCATAATCACAagaaaataatcaatttttttatacaaGATAAAATGTTTATGTGCAGTTGCTTCCTTCTCTTTGAGTGGATCCTTTGACAACAAATCTTGACTCATGTATTTCAATGTTTTCATGTgagtctctttttgttttaaatacaCATTTGCATCCAATGACTTTTACACAATTAGGGAACTTGATGAGACCTAAAACTTTCTTTGATGCCATGGAACCTATATATTCTTTCATTGAATGTGTCTGTAGTACTCATGGCTTGTGAAAAATGTATCGAGATAGTTCAACCTCatggtgattttttttttgaagcaATATCTTCAGATTGGTCTCTCTTAGCAATCAagtcatttttcaaaaattggtATTTCTTAATTCCACATCTGAGTGATGGAAAAATAGAATTGTACATTTCAATGGTCTTTTTCCAAACTAAAATAGAACTGTACATTTCAATGGTCTTTCTTGCTAATCCAAATGCTTGTGCAGGGAAGTTGGGTTTAAGTATAGCCAAAAAATCACATGTGTAGCTAGGAAATTAATTCAAGGAATATCAGAGAGTTTGGGATTAGAATCCAATTCCATAATTGATTCCTCTGGTTTTGATTCCGGCTTACAAATCTTCGCTGTAAATTTATACCCTCCATGTCCACAACCACACCTTGCTCTTGGCTTGCCTTCACATTCTGATGTTGGCTTCTTAACCTTTCTCATTCAAAATGGAATTGGAGGACTTCAAGTTAAACATGAGGGCAAATGGGTCAATGTGAATCCCATTTCCAATTCTCTAGTTGTTAATATTGGAGATCAACTTGAGGTAACTAAGCTTTTCTTATTGTCATTTTCAATCCTCAACTTTAAGGATTTAATTAATGTTTATCCTAATTATTGATTAGGCTGTGAGTAATGGGAAATACTCAAGTGTATTACATCGTGCAATTTTGAACAACAAGGACACTAGGGTTAGTGTTGTGGTGGTGAATGGACCCGCACTAGATAATGAAATTGGACCTGTTTCTAAACTATtggagaaagaaaaagagaagccaTTGTTTAAAACTATTAAGTATCGTGATTATTTTCTTGTTCAGCAGAAGTCACGATTGTCAGATGGGAGAGCCTTGGACCAGATTAGATATAGTGCATAATAATGATCTTGTTGGTATCGTAATTAGTTCCAAAGGTGAGACTGCCCTCACATATTTATACTCTTAATAGTCCAAAAATTCAAGTAATGCAGAACTTCAAAAAACTCCAACATCACAATTACACATTCAAAAGGAATATGGTTAATTAATTAGTGGTATGTTTATATATTCGCTTAAAAAAGATAATGTTATACAGAAAAATGCTTGGAGAATATCCTTAATTAGTTCACTTTATTGTAGTATTTCAGTGCTACTTATTGGTTTAAAAAATACAGACAAGtatcattatcatattttttttgtaatttatatCTTTAGTGATTTTGATCCTAATATAGGCTGGTAATTTAGAATACATTTAAATTAGGGTTATGGTTAgtggtgaattttttttttctcttttttcatatTTATCGTATGAGTCTATGTCGTTGTCATCTCATGCATTGTAAGTTTTTTAAGTTTTTTCAGATCTTTTTTTAGGTCTTTGTTATATACTAGATTTTATTTGGTTCTACAAACATTATGCTTTTATTTGACATTTATTTCCGCACTAAAAACATGTTGGCACGAAGGTTgatctttctttactttatttttgGTCATTTGGAGGATGTTTTCGTGCATTATGAaatctttgaaattttgaaatatgaGATGCATGTCTTTATTACTTTCACTTTGAGACTCTTTATCTTCCGGCTTCATGTCTTTGACATCTGTAGCTTTTAGTGCAagtcttttctttttctcatcACATTCTTCATTCTCAAATAGCCTTTTTACTTCAATTTCATGTTCTTGTAATTTTCCAAACAAGGTAGACAAATTCATTGAAGATAAATCCTTAGATTCATAAATCGCAACGACTTTATGTTGTCAGCTGTAGTTTAGTCATCTAAGAAATTTGTTAATAAGATTTTCATTTAGAAATGTTTTGCCTTGAGTTCTAAAGTGATTTAACAAGAAGAATAAACCATTTTTCATGTCCTAAATATTTTCATCATATTTCGTTCTAAACAATTCATATTCATGGGTTAATGTGTTCATTCTGGCCTTTTTTTTATATTGGTCGTACCTTCATGAGTATTTTGAAAGTGTCCCACATTTCTTTTGCACAATTACAAGGTGAAACACAGAAAAACTCATTCATGTCTAAAGCAATAAAGATGATAGTTTTTGGTTTTAAAGTGTAATACACATTTTCCTTATCCTCTTTAGTCCATATTTCTTTATATTTGTTTTCCACAACACCACCAACTAGATATGTGAGAACAAATGAACCATTTTTACAACGACCTAAATAACATTATCTATGCACTCTATACAAATTTTAATCTTCTCATTTCAATAAGCATGTTCATCTCCATTAAAGGTGAGGATTTTCTTATTGAATCGTTTGAAGCCATACCTTTGAGTCGATTAGTATTATAACAATAGTTAGACTCTGATGCTACTTGTAGAacaagtgactccaaacacaagaggataaagaaaaataaaagacataaaGTAAAAAAGATAAAGTCAAAGAGATCACACTATTATACTAGTTCAACCTTGAACCACGCAACCTACTTCAGTCCCGAAGATTTTCTTCTTAAGATTTCCACTATCAACACAAGAGCTTTTACATAGGTTCAATTCAGCAACCTTCTTTACACCAAGATTTTACAAGTTTAACTTGCAACCTTGAAATCAATTGAAAATGCGCACAAGAATTAAAATcttcaataaataaattaagcACACCAAAAAATTATACAAATCTCAAAGTAAGCTTTTCACTCTCTTAACACTAAGATAGTGCGTAGTGAATAAACCTATTTTTAGGATGTGAATGAGTGAGTTATGAGAAGAGATAGTTCATAAAATTCGTGCTTAATAAGTGATCATAACTCTCATTTATATAGGGAAAGTTTAGCTAAAAAAAACAACAATCCATGGGTTTGGTTGCTCTTTAATCGATTAGAAATTACAAGCTagttgtagtgttatatttgtgagAGTCCTAAAAAAGGGAGGCACAAGTGTTTTCTCCTAAGAGTGGTATCGCATGGGCAATATCTTCACAAAACATGGGGGAGAGGGTCCCGCCCTTGGGACTAATGATGTGTATAACACAGTTATTTAATGTTAGTCAGAGGAGAAGTCCACCACGATTCCCTTGAGAGTAGGTGGTTAAAAATCTCCCCTAGTCATGAGGGAGCGGTTGTCGCCCCAATGGGTTTCCTAAACCCTAGGCCTAAAAAGCCTTAATAAAAAAGATATTCCCCAAAAGGAGAAGGACAAATCTTAAATGATACATATCATAACTCAACGTATGCATAAAGCCTCTCACCTCATGTAAGCATGTCCTTTAACCACCATAAAAAACCACCATACAAGGCTTCTCTCCGCCGTGGATAAGTCATAACCACCATACAACGTAATATACCTACTAACGCCTCTAAGTACCGCCGCCCTTATAGGCGTAACATTCACATATGTACTTTTTGACCAATATATTGGCCCCTGGGTAAAACAAGCCTTGACCATACCTTGTGCTGCGTCAAGAAAAATACCCGAGTGCATCGGACACTCGAAATATAACAGAGTCACCACTGAGGTTTTTTATTTGAAGGGAAACATCGAAAAAACCCTTAAGGAGGACAAAACATGGTCATCGAACTAGTTTAGGATTtgggagtcggttatgcaaggaGAAGGTGTTACGCACCCCTCACATTTGTTGAAAccatgtgcctacgtattcttaTAGTGCAATAAGAAAATCAGAGCACCGTAGTTCGTCTAAAATTTTTTGTaggttggttgattttaatttagaaaaatgaTTCATCTGATTTGAAAATCTTCGACGCATGGGGGCGTGAAAGATAATTTAAGTGTGTTTGGGTTAATTTTAGGTGCGGAAGAGAATAATCGAGCTGACAAAGCGTGCGCTAAGCTTAGGACACTCAAATGAATGAATGTATAGTCACCCATTTTTAATCTGAATTTATGAGATGTAACGctcggaaaaataattatttgcttaatttagtcatttgtgatgtttattgaaatttttgcgttttgggacgatttagtcggtattagttcgggatagcggatcaatatttaatcaaaatttttaatatttttagtattagaaatattaatgagttaatatttagcgttttgggaattttccgagtaattaagattacaccggaaatatgagacattgagttattagaggattttatccgtatttattttattatattattttattttacttggtgtgttaaataattatttaattgttatgagatataataattaattgaattaattaactttgtgtgtattggtgtttatttagtttattgaacTAAATAGAGATATTAAGAGATTATATTTAATTGAGCCTATTTATTAGAATTAGAAGTAAATAAGGGGTGTTATTTTTAAGCCCAATATGacatctattattaatatataaaagcaaaagtACCTGGAAATTACACTATAAGTCTTCTGATAAAATTACTAAAACTTTTCTTATTCCATGGGTAGAAAAGACTTTTAacaaaataactcaatattattgatttgaaatttattacgGGTGATGTGGCACAACCCTAATTATAAACTCTGATTATATATTACACGCTAAATAATGATACAACATTAATGCTGGCTGTAGAATATGAGCAGCCAGTCAAATTTGGATGCATTCTCCAACGTTTCACGTTTGCCAAGCCAAAGCGAGCTTTCCCaagaggaaaatcattgatttTCTGTTGAGGAAACCCTGATTGTGGAGGTCCTTCGATCCGTGGTAACCATGTTCAAGGGATAGAGTATGAAAGACAACATACCAGGTTCTTAACTTTCCTTCTTCCTTTCATATAAACGCGTAGTTCTGTATTCTTCATCGTACAATAAAGATTTAAAACACATGTGAATCTATGACTTTTGATATCTGACAAAAATGCTTTGACTAATAAATATTTGGACATTGATTTCAGGTGTAATATAGGTTTGAGGTTGATATAAAGGAGCTTCCTCGATAAATTGACACCTCCACGTACAGTAAgatgttttttttctttgtttagtACTTAATGGCCTAAACTGTTCTACTGGAAGTATGATGTCGGGAGTTTTGTGACGTTAAGTTATTGTTgtccttatatttttaaaatttggatatGAATTTGAGTTATCTAAtgtgatttattttgaatttcgaATAGCTTGGTAATGTTGGAGGAAGAATGTAAAACACTCTCGGGTGCTGTGAGTAATTTGTGTTGTTAATCGAATTTAATTGTTGATTATAATAATTCAGTGTTTCATTTGCATTTATTTCATGAGAAAACTCCTTGTTTTGCTATGGTAGAAAATAAGAAAGAAGAGTATGagcagggccggtcctttgaatttgggtgccttgggcgaatcaaaagattggtgcccctataattttttttaacaataaatacataaagataaaagaaataattggataaaaaacacattttcatttgacattgtgcaaaaagaatacaagtatggatctttaaatcaatgtttatactacatcaaaacataaaccactataaaaaggcttcttcttcttcttcttcttcttctttaaatatcatcctcttaacattttttgttgcaaaatcattagtaatttattcataatcaagtttcttgaaaaaattattttcaattgaaaatagggatgtcaacttgcctccgttagcgGGGATCTCCGTGGGAATTCTCCGTTTGGGGTCCCAAAGATGGGGAATTTTCCCTCCGCGGAAATGGGGATGGGGatcaaagtctccccgaaggcacttcggggacgggggtggtgtaaatatcccccgccccgaataaaatagcataatgtccttaatttatatataattttaaattattatgtaagttcatttgacattttatataattaatcttatacacaaatttaaaatatatatgtattgttagtaaaagagtgatataaaatattttttcattttttttagtttgaaaattttgttcgatattatagattaaatattgtaaaaacaatatatttattggtttgtttttgaagcttttactattagTTTGgtgtaaaataatataaaaaaaatcatgtttatagatctccgcatgaaccgtggggatccgcggggattcgcggggacggggatgggggacaaaatcccCCGAAGCGGGGATCcgaagcggggatggggaatagattcAATGGCGGGGATtatgatgggaatgtatccccgtccccgccccgccccattgacatccctaattGAAAacaacgcaagactatttaatccATCTTGTGACATActagatctcaaataagattttaataattttaatttagaaaaacttctctCAACAGATGCAACACTGATTGAAATAGTCAATATGATTCTAGAAGATAtgcatgcattaggaaaacaattaaaagtctttaaagaactcaatatcatatagcttaTTTTGTATTCAActgttaaaacttctctaataacttgtaattcttcaaacaaaatttcaccatcaaaATTAAGAGAAtcatcatgttttaaacaagttttaaGATGTTTATAACATGCTTTCAAGTCCTTATCagataatgatctaagcctttcaatactaaacaagaatccaaaaatattttcatatgtgctatactgctcaaatcttctatcaagtgagccaaTCGTTTGATCtataatatataagaaataatgatttcgaaaagactcttcagcagactcaagattcagttgtgtgggttaagatggattttcatcatagtgttgttttctacgaatttaatttttttgaataaacaTACATTCAATCTCCATTATATTTCATTCCCAATCTTTTCAGCACTAGCCCTAACATTTACAAATCCGGATTCTctacattattttattaatttggaCTTTGTagccagtatttttcaaaaaaaataaattttagcaaatatttttataatagaaaattcgcttttaatatatatagggaTTAAAAAATATGATGCCcaaaaattatggggccctggactcccgccccgcgagcccgtgcttAGGGCCACCCCTGAGTATGAGAAGTGGCGCTGGAACTAAGGAATAGAGAAAAGCAGCGAAGGATCCAAACAATAATTTAGAATTCAAAATTGATTTGTCATGTAGCATTAATTTTTCTTATGATGTTGtctttgaattttaataaaattacatTATTATTGATGGCAATGTTAGCTCTATGAAAAAACCGAGATTCATTTGAAGGGTATTATAATTTGATCATTTAAATATATTGGATACACTGCTTCTGAACTATTATATActtaatatttttactattttcaaAATTGAGTAACCTATACAACCTATATTTATACACAGGAATGACTGCTAATAAAGAGCTGGATTTTGGGAATTGGTTGAAGATTTCATAacctttatttttcaatttaccttaatttttattatttatacagTAAATTTACTGAATTATTAGGTTAATTAATCACTATCCTGGCATATGCATTCAAGATAATTTATAGTTTTGTTGaaaattattatggattttaaatagatgaatgaaaaaagacaccaacatatttaaaatttaagaggaatgaaaaaaaaaacattgcttTCTTAAGATAAtgtgaagaaattaaattaaaagttattgataattaaaagaattaatgatattaaaaattaaaaaaattagtgaaTGATACAATAATGACAAGGTAAATCAAACTTTTAAAAAGGGAAATATATTGCACAATCATGTAAAAGTGGAAATATATACTATCACTAAAGTCTTGattttaaaatgatgaaaatttaatGTAAGTAAATTCAGTGgcttatattaattcaaaaataacacttataattaaattaaatatttcttaAGTATAATATCACAAACAGACTTAAGTAATTTAAAATTGCAGTAAACTATAGAATAAGAATAtgcaagtaaatatacaaattttaatatttattaatctaTAAAATGAAATAGGAGAATAATAACCTTTCAAGCATAATACAACTACTTTGCTTTGTCCATTATGTATTCCAAGTATAGTGTTTTGTAAGAAAAAATTTCCAATGTTTTATTATCTTTCATAATCATCATCTTCTACATATATTTTCAGATTCAGATCTATCTTAatttttaaatcatattattttaaaataattaaaataatataaatttaaatgctttaaaattaatataataatatcaaacagtatttttattaatttactttaaacattaaaattattccaaatcacaacttattattattttttaattgcaAAGAAACActtgacaatttttttaaaaatatttattctcacttcactattttattttaatcgataattaacttttttattttcaaataaaaaaacttaaatgattgattatatgattatttaatatattaaaagttaAATGATTGTTATTGATTTTACAAGTAAATAATTTatacatttgcaaatatatatatatatatatatatatatatatatatatatatatatatatataaattttatattgtatttttaattttgtgttaatattgattttgatattgtgactttaaaatattacaacaatAATGTTACACTATTAACATCAATGTCGTGAGTAAAAAacaatcaaaattaataaaaaaaaacatttattactATAAGTATGTCGGCAAAACAATCGAATATGTCATTTTAATGTGAAATCATTTCATTAATTACTATAACTAATTATCatgactttttaattttttttgtattcaatgaaaatatttaactaattaagGTTTTTCCATTCTAATTCGGTAAAATTGTAATTTTGATGGTACAATATAATAGATGGTTGAAGGACAATGGTGACGGagatttaatatataaatatgataATACAATATTTCATCTTACTGATCACACCATAccgaatttatttttatttttattttagaaacaaaatacttttacttttgagaaaaaacctaatattttaatttatattttaattttatataaggaATATGTCAATTATGTTTTCGTATCTAttaaatttattgatttattaaaaTGTGAAATATGCAAATTATGCCTTCCAATATTTTGGTTAAACTTTAAATAAATTCACTCATTTAATCATTATATATTTTccttataaataaaatatcttattTATGCTCTGAAATAgtcaaatatacattttttaattcaagtttatcttttttttggcttatcaccaccggtttagtccggttcgaggGTCAGTTTTGACATCAAGTAGTTCCAGTCCCCTCCCGATCGTAGTTACGGGGAATCCAAGTTTATTTTTTCTTAGTTACATAATTATTTCCTTCCTAACACAATATTTGTTCAACTCCTTTAACTATAATGAGTTAATTACAATAAatgttaattataataattatatttaattttagaaaatattttattattttaatttaacctGAATAATAATTATCTAACTTCTCTAATTATAATTAGAGCTAAGTATACAGGCTGACCCGTTTCATTTAACTATGACAAAGTACGTGCATAAAGCTGACGTGGAAGAATGATTAACATGTGCATGAGATTTCTCACGTGGAGATTGGCTGAAGATAACTAACTGAAAGTTAGTTACAGTTTGCATTAGTTTGTTACACTTGTATATAAACTTTGTAACGTCCTTTGTAACTAATCAATGCATGCAAAGCCAagtttctctttcttctttctcgtTTTCTCGTTTTCTTCTCTGTAGTTATAGAGCTTTGTTCTTCTCCATCAATGGAGTTTGTTAGCATTCATTCACCATTCTCATTTGCTtagatggtatcagagcaggtcttTCCTGCTCTGCTTTTGTTGCGCATATCTCGTTCTTGAGAAGTGATTCATTCTGTGTTTTTTGTTCTTGCTTTGCGTTTCTTGTTCGTTGTTGCGTTATCGCATTCGATCAATGACGagaaataataacaacaataatcagGATCAACTTGAtccatactatattcatccatTGGAGAATCCATCGAAGGTGTGTGTATCACCGGTGTTGAGTGGTGATAACTA
It includes:
- the LOC131622604 gene encoding 2-oxoglutarate-dependent dioxygenase 19-like, with amino-acid sequence MASVSTNISSIKAFAESNGASPIPSNYHSVTDTHDVADNLAASIPVIDFSLLTSDDPQIHTKVVDELGKACTYWGFFMLINHGIPESLMEELMEKSREFHDLPMEEKKEFCDNGEPFSPIRHGTSFHPPAENVHYWRDFLKVLTAPHFIFPHKPPGYREVGFKYSQKITCVARKLIQGISESLGLESNSIIDSSGFDSGLQIFAVNLYPPCPQPHLALGLPSHSDVGFLTFLIQNGIGGLQVKHEGKWVNVNPISNSLVVNIGDQLEAVSNGKYSSVLHRAILNNKDTRVSVVVVNGPALDNEIGPVSKLLEKEKEKPLFKTIKYRDYFLVQQKSRLSDGRALDQIRYSA